The following proteins come from a genomic window of Nostoc sp. ATCC 53789:
- a CDS encoding LL-diaminopimelate aminotransferase, whose protein sequence is MQFAKRLQPLQSNVFADMDRAKAIALAAGQEVIDLSLGSSDLPVEAHIIEAIAQSLHDRSTHGYLLFNGTLGFREAAANWYEQKFGIKVNPQTEVLPLIGSQEGTAHLPLALLNPGDFALLLDPGYPSHVGGVHLASGQIYPMPLRAENAFLPVFADIPAPVLAQSRMMVLSYPHNPTSAIAPLSFFQEAVAFCQQHNLALVHDFPYVDLVFQETGEWADSSPNPKSLVPSILQADPEKSVSIEFFTLSKSYNMGGFRIGYAIGNAELINALRQVKAAVDFNQYRGILNGAIAALTGPQAGVKSAVAIFQQRRDAFITALHSIGWNVPTPKATMYIWAKLPSAWSQNSIEFCTQLVKQTGVAASPGAGFGKSGEGYVRFALVHEPPLLETAVERIAQFLY, encoded by the coding sequence ATGCAATTTGCAAAGCGTTTACAACCCCTGCAATCTAATGTATTTGCTGATATGGACAGAGCCAAGGCAATCGCTTTGGCCGCTGGACAAGAAGTAATTGATTTGTCGTTGGGGTCTTCTGATTTACCAGTCGAGGCACACATCATTGAGGCGATCGCCCAATCTCTCCACGATCGCAGTACCCACGGCTATTTGTTGTTTAACGGTACTCTTGGGTTTCGTGAAGCGGCAGCCAACTGGTACGAACAAAAATTTGGCATCAAAGTAAATCCCCAAACTGAGGTACTACCTCTGATTGGTTCTCAAGAGGGTACAGCCCATTTACCTCTAGCATTGCTCAATCCAGGAGATTTTGCCCTGTTGCTCGACCCAGGTTATCCCTCTCACGTCGGGGGAGTCCACCTAGCCAGTGGTCAAATCTACCCGATGCCATTACGGGCAGAAAACGCTTTTTTACCAGTGTTTGCGGATATTCCCGCCCCAGTTTTGGCCCAGTCGCGGATGATGGTATTAAGTTATCCTCACAATCCCACCTCAGCGATCGCTCCTTTATCTTTCTTCCAAGAAGCTGTCGCCTTCTGTCAACAACACAATCTCGCCCTAGTTCACGATTTCCCCTACGTAGATTTAGTATTTCAGGAAACTGGGGAGTGGGCAGATTCTTCTCCCAATCCAAAATCCTTAGTCCCTTCAATTCTGCAAGCTGATCCAGAGAAAAGCGTTTCGATTGAATTTTTTACCCTTTCTAAGTCCTACAATATGGGCGGCTTCCGCATTGGCTACGCCATTGGTAATGCCGAGTTAATTAACGCCTTACGCCAGGTAAAAGCTGCCGTTGATTTTAATCAGTATCGGGGAATTTTAAATGGTGCGATCGCAGCCCTAACTGGCCCTCAAGCTGGGGTAAAATCTGCTGTCGCTATCTTCCAGCAACGTCGTGATGCCTTCATCACTGCTTTACACTCCATTGGCTGGAATGTTCCTACTCCCAAAGCCACAATGTACATCTGGGCAAAATTACCCTCAGCTTGGAGTCAAAACTCCATAGAATTTTGTACCCAGCTAGTTAAACAAACTGGTGTAGCTGCTTCGCCTGGTGCTGGCTTTGGCAAATCTGGGGAAGGTTATGTCCGTTTTGCCTTAGTACATGAGCCACCTTTGCTAGAAACTGCTGTGGAAAGAATCGCCCAGTTCCTTTATTAA
- a CDS encoding NF038130 family PEP-CTERM protein, which translates to MTFQKLVIGASMAIGVSAIATVPAQAGTLTGATIGGTEASDYLVYDVQGNSTISVDKTSANVQKVLDGNAANPTGNVELRASSEAVGFDFNKNTALTGQIGGQSITLSSLTATDWFSTGSGLSTSYGVNNFANTWFNQFYDAAGLGASFIPRSQAFTAFLGINGFQRSSDPNISYVNQNDTTGDIKIGLAGHYNLKDYYAPLLGSLGNLLKNGFQASEVVKVTYNGKTNLLYSFSATESGLSNNSGPGADGKSHSGNYEVTIQGVPPAAVPEPSVMLGLLGVAGVFATQRKLKKASI; encoded by the coding sequence ATGACTTTTCAGAAACTTGTAATTGGCGCTTCAATGGCTATTGGTGTGAGCGCGATCGCTACTGTACCAGCACAAGCTGGAACCCTCACCGGCGCTACTATTGGTGGAACAGAAGCCAGTGATTATTTAGTCTATGATGTCCAAGGTAACAGTACCATCTCCGTGGACAAGACCTCCGCAAATGTACAAAAAGTACTGGATGGCAATGCTGCAAACCCCACTGGAAACGTAGAGTTACGAGCCAGCAGTGAGGCAGTAGGTTTTGATTTCAACAAAAACACTGCCTTAACGGGGCAAATTGGTGGCCAAAGTATTACCTTAAGCAGCCTGACAGCAACAGATTGGTTTAGTACTGGGTCAGGATTGAGTACAAGCTATGGGGTAAATAACTTTGCAAATACTTGGTTCAACCAATTTTATGATGCAGCTGGTTTAGGAGCAAGTTTTATCCCTCGTAGTCAAGCTTTTACTGCATTTTTAGGCATCAATGGTTTCCAACGCTCTAGCGATCCTAATATCTCTTACGTTAATCAAAATGACACCACTGGCGATATTAAAATTGGGTTAGCAGGTCACTACAATTTAAAAGATTACTATGCGCCTCTGTTAGGAAGCTTGGGTAATCTTCTCAAAAATGGATTTCAAGCTAGTGAAGTTGTTAAAGTTACCTACAACGGCAAGACTAATTTACTTTACAGCTTTTCTGCTACAGAAAGCGGATTAAGCAACAATTCGGGGCCGGGTGCTGATGGCAAGTCTCACAGTGGTAATTATGAAGTCACCATCCAAGGTGTACCTCCCGCAGCAGTCCCAGAACCATCAGTCATGCTGGGTCTGTTGGGTGTAGCTGGTGTCTTTGCTACACAACGCAAATTGAAAAAAGCATCTATTTAA
- a CDS encoding response regulator codes for MTAQLFNIDQPLRSHKVRRILLVEDHYLNRLLLSDYLSYCGYDVQSLSEGSTFFSTIDKFKPDLMLLDLKLPDIDGYSLLKQVQQKPDVSKIPIIVVSAFAFKADQELAMSLGARRYFVKPLKLKDLTLTIEKELTCCHR; via the coding sequence ATGACAGCACAATTATTCAATATAGATCAGCCATTGCGCTCACACAAAGTTAGACGAATTTTGCTAGTTGAAGACCATTATCTTAATAGGTTGTTACTGAGTGACTATCTAAGTTACTGTGGGTACGATGTCCAAAGCTTATCTGAAGGCTCTACTTTTTTCTCTACTATAGATAAATTTAAACCAGATTTAATGTTATTAGATTTGAAGCTACCAGATATTGACGGTTATTCGCTCTTAAAACAAGTCCAGCAAAAACCTGATGTGTCAAAAATACCTATCATTGTAGTTTCCGCTTTTGCTTTTAAAGCAGATCAAGAATTAGCTATGAGTTTAGGCGCACGCCGATATTTTGTCAAACCTCTAAAACTCAAGGATCTTACACTTACAATTGAAAAAGAGTTGACTTGTTGCCATAGATAG
- the uvrC gene encoding excinuclease ABC subunit UvrC has protein sequence MTISTQILPLVKEPERLENRLAEIPPEPGVYFMRDNSDRIIYIGKSRKLRSRVRSYFRDGYNKTERIATMVKLVTEIEFIVTDTEAEALALEANLIKQHQPYFNVLLKDDKKYPYLCITWSEDYPRIFITRKRQFGKEKDKFYGPYTDAGLLREIVRICKRIFPQRQRPQPLFKDRPCLNYDLGRCPGVCQKLTSPEEYRKIVQKIAMVFQGRTQELIDILTQQMNTAAEDLNFESAARIRDQISGLKSLTADQKVSLPDDTVSRDAIALAANEEHACIQLFQIRAGQLVGRLAFVADAHAEPGAILQRALEEHYQTADSVEIPLEILVQHDLPDSDILADVLTQRKGKKVTILTPLRQTKAELIEMVERNAQYELQRMQKFGDRNHQSMQDLATILDLPDVPHRIEGYDISHIQGSNAVASQVVFIDGLPAKQHYRHYKIKNPTVTAGHSDDFASLAEVIGRRFRKYAEDPQLSRLGNPDWPDLIMIDGGKGQLSSVIAVLQEMNLLEDLRVVSLAKQREEIFLPGESKPLSTDAEQPGVQLLRRLRDEAHRFAVSFHRQQRSDKLKRSRLDEIPGLGHHRQKQLLGHFRSVDYIRQATTPQLAEVPGIGPRLAQEIYDYFHPA, from the coding sequence GTGACAATATCTACTCAAATACTACCACTGGTTAAAGAGCCGGAACGACTGGAAAATCGTCTAGCCGAAATTCCACCGGAACCGGGGGTTTATTTCATGCGGGACAACAGCGATCGCATTATATATATAGGTAAGTCACGTAAATTGCGATCGCGTGTTCGTTCCTATTTCCGCGATGGCTACAACAAGACTGAACGCATCGCCACGATGGTTAAGTTAGTGACAGAAATTGAATTCATCGTCACTGATACTGAAGCCGAAGCTTTAGCGCTAGAAGCCAACTTGATTAAGCAGCACCAGCCATATTTCAACGTGCTGCTCAAAGATGATAAAAAATATCCCTATCTCTGCATTACTTGGTCAGAAGATTATCCGCGAATTTTTATTACCCGTAAACGTCAATTCGGCAAAGAAAAAGATAAATTTTACGGGCCTTATACTGATGCTGGTTTGTTACGAGAGATTGTCCGTATCTGCAAGCGCATCTTTCCCCAGCGACAACGACCTCAACCACTTTTCAAAGACCGTCCCTGCTTAAATTATGATTTAGGGCGTTGTCCGGGTGTGTGTCAAAAGCTGACTTCACCAGAAGAATATCGCAAAATTGTGCAAAAAATAGCGATGGTATTCCAAGGGCGAACTCAGGAATTGATTGATATTTTGACTCAACAGATGAATACAGCAGCTGAAGACTTGAACTTTGAGTCAGCAGCACGGATTCGCGATCAAATTTCTGGGTTAAAGTCGCTGACTGCTGACCAAAAGGTATCCTTACCAGATGATACAGTTTCACGGGATGCGATCGCACTGGCAGCTAACGAAGAACACGCTTGTATTCAATTATTCCAGATTCGCGCTGGACAATTGGTAGGACGTTTAGCTTTTGTGGCTGATGCTCATGCAGAACCAGGAGCTATTTTACAACGAGCTTTAGAGGAACATTACCAAACTGCTGACTCGGTGGAAATACCCTTAGAAATTCTGGTACAGCATGATTTACCAGATAGCGACATATTGGCGGATGTCTTAACTCAACGCAAAGGTAAAAAAGTCACGATTTTGACTCCTTTGCGGCAAACTAAGGCAGAATTAATTGAGATGGTAGAGCGAAATGCTCAGTATGAATTGCAAAGAATGCAAAAATTTGGCGATCGCAATCACCAATCAATGCAAGATTTAGCTACCATTCTCGATTTACCAGATGTACCCCATCGCATCGAAGGTTATGACATTTCCCACATTCAAGGGTCAAATGCTGTAGCTTCCCAAGTTGTGTTTATCGACGGTTTACCCGCTAAACAGCATTATCGCCACTACAAAATTAAAAATCCCACTGTGACGGCGGGACATTCAGATGATTTTGCTAGTCTTGCTGAAGTTATTGGGCGACGCTTCCGTAAGTATGCGGAAGATCCACAGTTGTCACGTTTGGGTAATCCAGATTGGCCTGATTTAATCATGATTGATGGTGGTAAAGGTCAGTTATCTTCAGTTATCGCCGTTTTGCAAGAGATGAATTTATTAGAAGACTTGCGAGTTGTGAGTTTAGCAAAGCAGCGAGAAGAGATTTTTTTACCGGGAGAATCTAAACCCTTGTCAACTGATGCAGAACAACCGGGGGTACAGTTGTTGCGGCGATTGCGAGATGAAGCGCATCGGTTTGCAGTCAGTTTCCATCGTCAGCAACGCAGTGATAAATTGAAGCGATCGCGTTTAGATGAAATTCCTGGCTTAGGACATCATCGACAAAAGCAGTTACTAGGGCATTTTCGCTCAGTTGATTATATTCGCCAAGCAACAACCCCACAACTTGCAGAGGTTCCAGGAATTGGGCCGCGTTTAGCTCAAGAAATTTACGATTATTTTCATCCCGCTTGA
- the rlmN gene encoding 23S rRNA (adenine(2503)-C(2))-methyltransferase RlmN has protein sequence MSATPLVSQVDSHNPEKSELIPPLLGASLAELSAWVQQQGQPAYRGKQLHEWIYDKGVRSLADISVFSKQWRKEVAEVPIGRSTLHYRSVAPDGTVKYLLRLTDGQIIETVGIPTFAERGEGPKARLTVCVSTQVGCPMACDFCATGKGGYKRNLARHEIIDQVLTVQEDFQQRVSNVVFMGLGEPLLNTENVLAALKSLNQDIGIGQRSLTVSTVGIRDRIRQFAQNNLQITLAVSLHAPNQALREKLIPSARAYPLEELLAECREYVEITGRRVTFEYVLLAGVNDLPEHALELSKCMRGFQCHVNLIPYNPIQEVDYKRPNRDRIEAFVNVLKQQNTAVSVRYSRGLEADAACGQLRASKN, from the coding sequence ATGTCTGCTACGCCTCTTGTATCTCAGGTTGACTCACACAACCCAGAAAAATCAGAATTAATCCCTCCCCTTCTCGGTGCTTCTCTGGCGGAGTTAAGCGCTTGGGTGCAGCAACAAGGACAACCTGCTTACAGAGGAAAGCAACTGCATGAATGGATCTATGATAAGGGAGTGCGATCGCTAGCTGATATTTCTGTCTTCTCTAAGCAATGGCGCAAAGAAGTAGCAGAAGTCCCCATTGGGCGCTCAACTTTACACTACCGCTCTGTGGCTCCCGATGGCACAGTCAAATATCTTTTACGATTAACAGACGGCCAAATTATTGAAACTGTTGGTATCCCCACCTTCGCAGAAAGGGGAGAAGGCCCAAAAGCCCGTTTAACAGTTTGCGTCTCTACTCAGGTGGGTTGCCCAATGGCGTGTGATTTCTGCGCTACTGGTAAGGGAGGCTACAAGCGTAACCTAGCACGTCATGAAATTATCGATCAGGTGTTAACCGTGCAAGAAGATTTTCAGCAACGGGTTAGCAATGTCGTTTTCATGGGATTGGGTGAACCCTTGTTGAATACTGAGAATGTCCTCGCAGCCCTGAAATCTCTGAACCAAGATATTGGTATCGGACAGCGATCGCTGACAGTTTCTACAGTTGGTATTCGCGATCGCATCCGTCAGTTCGCGCAAAATAATTTGCAAATCACTCTCGCTGTGAGTCTCCACGCACCCAACCAAGCGCTGCGAGAAAAACTCATCCCCAGCGCCCGCGCCTATCCTCTAGAAGAGTTGTTGGCTGAATGCCGAGAATATGTAGAAATCACTGGACGGCGCGTTACCTTTGAATATGTTCTTCTGGCTGGTGTCAACGATTTACCAGAACACGCATTAGAACTTTCAAAATGTATGCGAGGATTTCAATGTCATGTGAATTTGATTCCTTACAACCCCATCCAAGAAGTGGACTACAAACGCCCCAACCGCGATCGCATTGAAGCGTTTGTTAACGTCCTTAAGCAACAAAATACTGCTGTTAGTGTGCGTTATTCCCGTGGTTTAGAAGCCGATGCTGCTTGCGGACAATTGAGAGCAAGTAAAAATTAA
- a CDS encoding phenylpyruvate tautomerase MIF-related protein, producing MPLIKVQTSVSAPQKAEIESMLLNLSAKLAKHLGKPESYVMTAFEPGIPMTFAGNAEPVCYIEIKSIGTMKPDQTAAMSQDFCQQINQTLGVPKNRIYIEFADAKGAMWGWNGTTFG from the coding sequence ATGCCATTAATTAAAGTGCAAACTTCTGTGTCTGCTCCTCAAAAAGCTGAAATTGAGTCAATGCTTTTAAACCTATCTGCCAAGTTAGCAAAACATTTGGGAAAACCAGAATCTTATGTAATGACTGCTTTTGAGCCGGGAATTCCTATGACTTTTGCGGGAAATGCAGAACCGGTTTGCTACATTGAAATTAAGAGCATTGGCACAATGAAGCCAGATCAAACCGCAGCGATGAGTCAAGACTTTTGCCAGCAGATTAACCAAACTCTAGGTGTACCGAAAAATCGGATTTACATCGAGTTTGCAGACGCTAAGGGTGCAATGTGGGGCTGGAACGGCACAACCTTCGGTTAA
- the cobM gene encoding precorrin-4 C(11)-methyltransferase — protein sequence MSYKKTLYAIEPSVYIVGAGPGDPDLLTVKAQKLLAVADVILFADSLIPEQILELCRKDAEIIRTANQTLEEILPIMIDRVRSQQKSLVRLHSGDPSLYSAIHEQMHLLAEANIPFEVIPGISAFQAAAAKLKVELTVPGLVQTIILTRISGRTEVPATEELASLAAHQASLCLYLSARHVENAQAKLLEHYPAETPIAICFRIGWPDEKIRVVPLNEMAECTHQEELIRTTLYIISPALSTTKGRSRLYHPEYDRLFRSSHN from the coding sequence CTGAGTTATAAAAAAACGCTATATGCCATAGAACCATCTGTGTATATTGTCGGAGCAGGCCCTGGAGATCCGGATTTATTGACGGTGAAGGCGCAGAAACTACTCGCTGTTGCTGATGTGATTTTATTTGCTGATTCTCTAATACCCGAACAGATTTTAGAACTTTGCCGAAAAGATGCGGAGATAATTAGAACTGCGAATCAGACTTTAGAAGAGATTTTGCCGATTATGATCGATAGGGTGCGATCGCAGCAAAAATCTCTAGTCCGTCTCCATTCTGGCGATCCTAGTCTCTACAGCGCCATCCACGAGCAAATGCACCTCCTCGCAGAGGCAAATATTCCTTTTGAAGTCATACCTGGTATCAGCGCTTTTCAAGCTGCTGCTGCCAAACTCAAAGTAGAACTAACTGTCCCCGGTTTAGTCCAAACCATCATTTTGACCCGCATCAGTGGACGTACAGAAGTCCCCGCAACTGAAGAATTAGCGTCTCTGGCAGCACATCAGGCTAGCCTCTGCTTATATCTCAGTGCGCGTCATGTCGAAAATGCCCAAGCTAAACTACTCGAACACTATCCGGCTGAAACCCCCATTGCAATTTGCTTTCGCATCGGATGGCCTGATGAAAAAATCAGGGTTGTCCCTCTGAATGAAATGGCGGAATGTACTCATCAAGAAGAATTAATTCGCACCACACTTTATATAATCAGTCCAGCCCTCTCAACAACAAAAGGGCGATCGCGTTTATATCATCCCGAATATGATCGCCTGTTTCGCTCATCTCATAACTAA
- the lgt gene encoding prolipoprotein diacylglyceryl transferase, whose amino-acid sequence MALDFSTLPLAFQFTSPGPILVKLGPLSIRWYGLLIATAVLIGVILSQELAKRRNVNPELLGDLFFWLLIGAIPGARLYYVFFEWSKYAPTPGKIFAIWEGGIAIHGAIIGGVLAALIFAKIKQVSFWQLADLVAPSLILGQAIGRWGNFFNSEAFGDPTDLPWKLYIPPDHRPLEYASFDYFHPTFLYESLWDLMVFTLLITLFFRSLSGKPRLKVGTLFLVYWPAYSLGRLWIEGFRTDSLMLGPLRMAQVVSSLGILFGLVGLAWLYLLKRPLPDVVPTPKGNGEMRG is encoded by the coding sequence ATGGCACTGGATTTTTCCACCTTGCCCTTGGCGTTTCAATTTACTTCTCCAGGACCTATTCTGGTGAAATTAGGGCCACTAAGTATCCGATGGTATGGCTTATTGATTGCCACAGCAGTTTTAATTGGCGTAATCCTTTCTCAAGAATTGGCAAAGCGCCGTAATGTTAATCCTGAGTTGCTAGGCGATTTGTTTTTTTGGTTGTTGATTGGGGCAATTCCCGGCGCACGGCTATATTATGTTTTCTTTGAATGGTCAAAATATGCCCCAACTCCAGGAAAAATCTTTGCTATCTGGGAAGGTGGTATTGCCATTCATGGAGCAATTATTGGTGGCGTTTTGGCTGCGTTAATCTTTGCCAAAATCAAGCAGGTTTCTTTCTGGCAACTGGCAGATTTAGTAGCACCTTCGCTGATTTTAGGGCAGGCGATCGGACGTTGGGGCAATTTCTTTAATTCTGAAGCTTTTGGCGATCCTACTGATTTACCCTGGAAGCTGTATATTCCACCAGACCATCGTCCTTTAGAATATGCTAGTTTCGATTACTTCCATCCCACCTTTTTGTATGAATCTCTGTGGGATTTAATGGTCTTTACGCTACTCATAACGTTGTTTTTCCGGTCTTTATCCGGTAAGCCACGTTTAAAGGTAGGCACTCTGTTTTTAGTTTACTGGCCAGCCTACAGCTTAGGACGCTTGTGGATTGAAGGTTTCCGTACTGATAGCTTGATGCTGGGGCCATTACGAATGGCACAAGTAGTCAGCAGTCTAGGAATTTTATTTGGATTAGTTGGATTAGCTTGGCTTTACTTACTCAAACGCCCTTTACCTGATGTAGTGCCTACTCCCAAGGGGAATGGAGAGATGAGGGGATGA
- the coaD gene encoding pantetheine-phosphate adenylyltransferase, which produces MIAIYPGSFDPITLGHLDLIQRGSRLFERVIVAVLRNPNKTPLFSVQQRLEQIRLSTQHLPNVEVDSFDGLTVNYAQMRHAQVLLRGLRAVSDFEVELQMAHTNKTLSTQIETVFLATSNEYSFLSSSVVREIARFGGSIDHLVPPHIALDIYQCYNHNSPMLNPISTEAIPPLKNMSVEREA; this is translated from the coding sequence GTGATTGCTATTTATCCTGGTAGCTTCGACCCCATCACCTTGGGACACCTTGACCTCATTCAGCGCGGTAGTCGCCTGTTTGAGCGGGTAATTGTCGCTGTACTGCGGAACCCGAACAAAACGCCACTTTTTAGCGTGCAGCAACGGTTAGAGCAGATCCGTCTTTCTACACAACATCTACCTAATGTAGAAGTAGACAGTTTTGATGGTCTTACCGTAAACTATGCCCAAATGCGACACGCACAAGTTTTGCTTCGGGGTTTACGGGCTGTGTCAGATTTTGAAGTGGAACTGCAAATGGCTCACACCAATAAAACTCTTTCTACCCAAATAGAAACAGTTTTTCTAGCAACCTCAAATGAGTATAGTTTTTTAAGTAGTAGTGTGGTAAGAGAGATTGCAAGGTTTGGCGGCTCTATCGATCATCTCGTTCCCCCACACATTGCCCTAGATATATACCAATGCTACAATCACAACTCTCCAATGTTGAACCCAATCTCAACGGAAGCAATCCCCCCCCTGAAGAATATGTCGGTGGAGAGGGAAGCATAG
- a CDS encoding DivIVA domain-containing protein: MLQSQLSNVEPNLNGSNPPPEEYVGGEGSIDIQQELNRLEEIVLSSLRIPLTGRTLIDEEKLLEQLDYIRLALPSLFQEAAAILNQKDEILLEAEEYGQQVVDAAQAKRAQILAESDIIQQAEQEAEQLRRQVQQECEGIMQETLAEIERKRYACQQELEQMRQTAIAQAQDIEDGADQYADGILGNIEQDLKDMLRIVTNGRQQLQIDNLTQRNSPPGKKR, translated from the coding sequence ATGCTACAATCACAACTCTCCAATGTTGAACCCAATCTCAACGGAAGCAATCCCCCCCCTGAAGAATATGTCGGTGGAGAGGGAAGCATAGATATTCAGCAGGAACTCAACCGCCTAGAGGAAATAGTTCTCTCTAGTCTTAGGATTCCTCTGACGGGACGCACTCTCATAGATGAAGAAAAGCTGCTGGAACAGCTTGATTACATCCGGCTTGCTTTACCATCGCTTTTTCAAGAAGCAGCAGCCATCCTTAACCAAAAGGATGAAATTCTGCTAGAAGCGGAAGAGTATGGACAGCAGGTTGTTGATGCCGCGCAAGCGAAAAGAGCGCAAATCTTAGCTGAAAGCGATATTATTCAACAGGCTGAACAAGAAGCTGAACAACTGCGGCGACAAGTGCAACAAGAGTGTGAGGGAATAATGCAAGAAACCCTCGCCGAGATTGAGCGCAAGCGGTATGCTTGTCAGCAAGAGTTAGAGCAAATGAGGCAAACTGCGATCGCTCAGGCTCAAGATATTGAAGATGGTGCCGATCAATATGCTGATGGCATTTTGGGCAATATCGAACAGGATCTCAAAGATATGTTGCGAATTGTCACCAACGGACGACAACAATTGCAAATTGATAACCTCACTCAGCGCAATTCACCTCCCGGTAAAAAAAGATAG
- a CDS encoding TldD/PmbA family protein, which produces MKIEELSALEVSFNRLIETLLIKKAENEQFTVKLSSERSQFTRFNHAKVRQTGCVADGWIELTLMADQRSSVRQFPFTGNWELDWQLAYSALQELRDELILLPIDPYLVLPSETNTSREVHSGDLLAEEAVVSSVLEQVNELDFTGIYAGGIVIKGYGDSSGQKHWFATDSFTLDYSLFSASGQAVKGTFAGSDWNKSAYIAKISEAKKQLELLARPCKELPRGQYKTYFAPAAVADLLVMLSWGAISEADIQQGNSALAALSRQEKQLSPAFSLKENFQRGLVPRFNELGEMAAPELPVIEKGRLVNTLVNSRTAKEYQKTANGANGSETLRAPEISPGNLVFEQILPRLDTGLYLSNLHYLNWSDRQTGRITGMTRYACFWVENGEIIAPIENLRFDESLYRFWGENLVDLTNFQEFIPEVGTYDSRQLGGSLVPGMLVEDFTYTL; this is translated from the coding sequence ATGAAAATTGAGGAATTATCTGCGTTAGAAGTCAGCTTTAATCGACTGATTGAAACTCTGCTGATAAAAAAAGCAGAAAATGAACAATTCACCGTCAAACTCAGTAGTGAAAGAAGTCAATTCACTCGTTTTAACCATGCGAAAGTGCGACAAACTGGTTGTGTTGCTGATGGGTGGATCGAACTGACTCTGATGGCAGATCAACGCAGTAGTGTTAGGCAGTTTCCCTTTACTGGAAATTGGGAGCTAGACTGGCAATTAGCATATTCCGCTTTGCAGGAATTACGCGACGAACTTATTCTATTACCCATCGATCCATATCTAGTTTTACCATCAGAAACTAATACCAGTCGTGAAGTACATTCTGGGGATTTGTTGGCAGAAGAAGCAGTAGTATCAAGTGTATTAGAACAAGTTAATGAATTAGATTTTACTGGTATATATGCTGGAGGAATAGTAATTAAAGGTTATGGTGATTCCAGTGGTCAAAAACACTGGTTTGCTACTGATTCTTTTACCTTAGATTATTCTCTATTTTCCGCTTCTGGGCAAGCAGTTAAGGGCACATTTGCAGGAAGTGATTGGAATAAATCTGCTTATATAGCCAAAATCAGCGAAGCTAAAAAACAACTCGAATTGCTTGCTCGTCCATGTAAAGAACTGCCACGAGGACAATACAAAACTTATTTTGCACCTGCTGCTGTTGCAGATTTATTAGTCATGCTTTCTTGGGGAGCTATCAGCGAAGCTGATATCCAACAAGGAAATAGTGCTTTAGCTGCTTTATCGCGTCAAGAAAAACAACTTTCGCCAGCATTTAGTTTGAAAGAAAACTTTCAGCGCGGATTAGTACCCCGATTTAATGAATTGGGAGAAATGGCAGCACCGGAGTTACCTGTAATAGAAAAAGGACGTTTGGTAAACACTCTGGTTAATTCTCGCACTGCTAAGGAATATCAAAAAACTGCCAATGGTGCTAATGGTTCAGAGACTCTCCGTGCGCCAGAAATCAGTCCCGGAAATTTAGTATTTGAGCAGATTCTTCCGAGATTGGATACAGGATTGTATCTATCAAATTTGCATTACTTAAATTGGAGCGATCGCCAAACTGGTAGAATCACAGGGATGACCCGTTATGCTTGTTTTTGGGTGGAAAACGGAGAAATTATTGCTCCCATTGAAAACTTACGTTTTGATGAAAGTCTCTATCGCTTCTGGGGAGAAAACCTAGTAGATTTGACTAATTTTCAAGAATTTATTCCCGAAGTAGGCACTTATGATAGTCGCCAACTAGGAGGTAGTTTAGTTCCCGGTATGCTGGTAGAAGATTTTACTTACACCCTGTAA